A window of Gallaecimonas kandeliae genomic DNA:
GAGCACAGCGCCGGTATAGTCCAGACCCTGGAGGACTACTTCGGTATCCCCTATCCCTACAAGAAGCTGGACATCATAGCGGTGCCCGACTTCGCCGCCGGCGCCATGGAAAACCCCGGCGCCATCACCTATCGCGAACAGCTGCTGCTGATGGACGAGGATGCCCCCTTCTGGCAGAAGCGCTCCTACGCCTCAGTGCATGCCCACGAACTGGCCCACCAATGGTTTGGCGATCTGGTGACCATGCCCTGGTGGACCGATATCTGGTTGAACGAAGCCTTCGCCACCTGGGCCGGCAACAAGGCCGCCGCCACATGGGCGCCGGACTGGGGTTATGACCTTGGCATAGCCCAAGGCGCCCAGCGGGCCATGAGCGCTGACTCCCTGGTCAACATGCGTGAAATTCGCCAGCCCATCCTCAGCAATGCCGACATCTCCAACGCCTTCGACGGTATCACCTACCAGAAGGGCGGCGCCGTGCTGAAGATGTTCGAATACTTCGTCGGGCCCAAGACCTTCCAGAAAGGGGTGCACCAGCACCTGGTTGACCACGCCTGGGGCAACGCCACCGCCGAGGACTTCGTCGGTGCCATCGCCAAGGCGGCCAATAACCCGGCCATCAACCATGCCTTCATGACCTTCCTGACCCAGACAGGGGTACCTAAGGTGGCAGTGGAAACCCACTGCGAGGACGGCAAGGCAAGCCTGCACCTGACCCAGAGCCGCTACCTGCCGCTGGGCTCCAAGGGCGATCCTAACCGCACCTGGGACGTGCCTTTCTGCTTCAGCGCCGACGGCCAGCGCCATTGCCAGCTGCTGACCGAGAAGGAAACCGACATTCCCCTGGCCCATTGTCCCAAGACCCTGCTGCCCAACGCCGACGGCACCGGCTACTATCGTTTCAGCGTCAGCGATTGGCAGCCGCTGGTGGCTGCGTTGCCGACCTTGCCCAAGGGCGAGGCCCTGGCGGTGCTGGACAGCTTCAATGCCGCCCTGGCCGACGGCTCTTTGAGCGTGGATGACTACCTGGCCCAGATGCCGACCATTGCCCAACTCAAGGACCGCGAACTGGCCACGGCTCCCATGGACCAGTTGACCTTCATCCTCGAGCACCAGAGCCAGGATAAGGACGCCCGCCGCGCCCAGTACCAGGCCTGGTATGGCCCGCGCCTGGCCACCCTGGGGCTCGCCACCCGAGCTGCTGAGTCCAAGGATGACACCCTGCTGCGTAACTCCCTGGTCTATTTCCTGGCCGAAACCGCCAAGGCCCCACTACTGCGGGCCCAGTTGGGCGAGGCCGCCAAGGCCTACATGGCCGGCAAGCCGAGCGGCATCAGCCCGGATCTGACCGGCCTTGCCTTGGACGTCTGGGTTCAGGACACAGGCCGCCCCGCTTTCGAGGCCCTCAAGGCGCAGCTGGCCGCCAGCGAAGACTCAGTGGTGCGCCAGCGGGCGGTGCAGGCCCTGGCCAGCACCGAGGAGCCCCAGCTCTCCAAAGAAGTGCTGGACATGGCCCTGACCGGGCCGCTGCGGGTCAACGAGCGCTTCATGATCATGGGCGACCAGGCCTATAGCGACAGGACCCGCGCCGCCACCTACGACTGGTTCAAGGCCAACCGCCAGGCGGTGGAGGCCATGTGGCCAGCTGCCCATCGCAAGCGCATCGTCTCCGCCTTCAGCGGCTTCTGCTCTGACGAGATGGCCAAGGACCTTGCCGACTACTTCGGTAAGCTCAACTACGAAGGTGGTGAGCGCAACCTCAAGGGGGCAGTGGAGAGCATCGAGCTCTGCAGCGCCCGCGCCAAGGGCTGAAGCCCGCCATGGAAAAAGCCCCCGACAGGGGGCTTTTTTGTGGGCCCTTGTCGCCAAGATGTCACCTCAGCTTCATCAAAGTGCATAGAATCCCAAAGTTTTTGCCTATTTATTGCCCATCCGCGGCCCCCTGCCTATCTTCATAACTGGTCTGTACAGTCTCATCGGGGAAACCGCCATGCTTTACCAACTGCACGCCCATGCCTTGCAAGCCTTCCAGCCCTGGCACCTCTGGGCCCAGGCCCTGCGTAAGCAACTGACCCTGCCCTGGAGCCCCGTGCCTTACACCCAGAGCGGCCGCACCTTGCTGGCGGCGGTGGAGCTGTTCGAGCGCTGCACCAACAACTATGAAAAGCCCGAGTTCGGCCTCTGCGCCACCCAGATAGAGGGACGCACCGTCATGGTGCGCGAGCAGGTGGTGGCCACCAAGCCCTTCTGTGAGCTCAAGCACTTCCGCCGTTTCACCCAGCGCCAGGATCCCAAGGTGCTGCTGGTGGCACCTCTTTCGGGCCACTACGCCACCCTGCTGCGCGGCACCGTGGCGCACTTCCTGCCGGACCACGAGGTCTATATCACCGACTGGGTCAACGCCCGCGATGTACCGCTCTCGGAAGGGGAGTTCAGCTTCGACGACTATGTGACCTACGTCATGGAGTTCATCGAGCAGCTGGGCCCGGACGTGCACGTGGTGGCGGTCTGCCAGCCCAGCGTGCCTGTGCTGGTGGCCTGTGCCCGCTTGGCGATGATCCAGTCCCGCCACCAGCCTTTGACCTTGACCCTGATGGGGGGGCCCGTGGACACCCGCATCAACCCCACCGAGATGAACGACTACGCCTCGGACCGGGATCTGGAATGGTTCGAGGACAACGTCGTCTGCACCGTGCCTGACGGCTTTGCCGGCACAGGGCAGCGGGTCTACCCCGGCTTTATCCAGCTGTCCGGCTTCATGATGATGAACCCGGATCTGCACATCCGTAAGCATTTCAAGTTCTATGAAGATCTCATCAAGGGCGACGGCGACAGCGCCGAGGCGCACCGGGACTTTTACAACGAGTACCTGGCGGTGATGGATCTGCCGGCGGCCTTCTACCTGGATACGGTGCACAAGGTCTTCATCGAACACCTGCTGCCCAGGGGCAAGATGAGCTACCGCGGTGAACCCGTGGATCTGGGGGCCATCAGCCAGACGGCGCTGATGACCATCGAAGGGGAGTTCGACGACATCACCGGCATGGGCCAGACCCAGGCCGCCCAAAAGCTCTGCAGCGGCATAGCCCCTTCCCGCAAGCTCCACTATGTCCAGCAGGGGGTTGGGCACTACGGCATCTTTAACGGCAGACGCTTCCGGGAAGAGGTGGGCCCCCGCATCAAGGCCTTCATCCGCGAGAAAGGACAAAGGCCGGCACCCAAGGCTGCCGCCAAGCCCAGGAGCCGTCCCCCCAGCCCCTGAGCCCTCTCGGTGGCCTCCTTGGGCAGTGACTGAACGGCAGCACTTGATCGGGCGCAAGGCCTTTGGGCACCTTTTCAGGTATCCTTCTCCTTGCGCCTTGGTGACAAGGCTGCTTTAACAACGATAACCATGTTGATCAGTCGC
This region includes:
- a CDS encoding polyhydroxyalkanoate depolymerase; the protein is MLYQLHAHALQAFQPWHLWAQALRKQLTLPWSPVPYTQSGRTLLAAVELFERCTNNYEKPEFGLCATQIEGRTVMVREQVVATKPFCELKHFRRFTQRQDPKVLLVAPLSGHYATLLRGTVAHFLPDHEVYITDWVNARDVPLSEGEFSFDDYVTYVMEFIEQLGPDVHVVAVCQPSVPVLVACARLAMIQSRHQPLTLTLMGGPVDTRINPTEMNDYASDRDLEWFEDNVVCTVPDGFAGTGQRVYPGFIQLSGFMMMNPDLHIRKHFKFYEDLIKGDGDSAEAHRDFYNEYLAVMDLPAAFYLDTVHKVFIEHLLPRGKMSYRGEPVDLGAISQTALMTIEGEFDDITGMGQTQAAQKLCSGIAPSRKLHYVQQGVGHYGIFNGRRFREEVGPRIKAFIREKGQRPAPKAAAKPRSRPPSP
- a CDS encoding M1 family metallopeptidase translates to MRKLVLSTLTLALLGCQDTENTQVQQATPAPAVAAAEQVPIAQLPDWEAPSHYSLTLWVNPDQQSFKGEGEIAMTLSKASDHLWMHAKDMSQLQIQAQTQDGELLDAKVETKDDSGVIKVSFAKVLEPQKLTLKVTYQAPYNQSLEGLYKVSEGGRNYAFTQFESIDARRAFPGFDEPRFKVPFDITLAIPKGMKAVANTPEVSRKEEGDWTYIQYATTKPLPSYLLAFAVGDLDIVDWQPMPKTALRDHAVPLRGVAVHGKGEKLKYALEHSAGIVQTLEDYFGIPYPYKKLDIIAVPDFAAGAMENPGAITYREQLLLMDEDAPFWQKRSYASVHAHELAHQWFGDLVTMPWWTDIWLNEAFATWAGNKAAATWAPDWGYDLGIAQGAQRAMSADSLVNMREIRQPILSNADISNAFDGITYQKGGAVLKMFEYFVGPKTFQKGVHQHLVDHAWGNATAEDFVGAIAKAANNPAINHAFMTFLTQTGVPKVAVETHCEDGKASLHLTQSRYLPLGSKGDPNRTWDVPFCFSADGQRHCQLLTEKETDIPLAHCPKTLLPNADGTGYYRFSVSDWQPLVAALPTLPKGEALAVLDSFNAALADGSLSVDDYLAQMPTIAQLKDRELATAPMDQLTFILEHQSQDKDARRAQYQAWYGPRLATLGLATRAAESKDDTLLRNSLVYFLAETAKAPLLRAQLGEAAKAYMAGKPSGISPDLTGLALDVWVQDTGRPAFEALKAQLAASEDSVVRQRAVQALASTEEPQLSKEVLDMALTGPLRVNERFMIMGDQAYSDRTRAATYDWFKANRQAVEAMWPAAHRKRIVSAFSGFCSDEMAKDLADYFGKLNYEGGERNLKGAVESIELCSARAKG